In one Bradyrhizobium sp. 4 genomic region, the following are encoded:
- a CDS encoding tripartite tricarboxylate transporter permease produces MLKTLIEAFALISTWEVIIAMFAASVYGLVIGSLPGLSATMATALLVPVTFYLSPIAAIATIVAASSMAIFSGDIPGALLRIPGTPASAAYADEAYAMTRKGQAELALGAGVWFSAVGGIAGVLSLMILAPPLAEIALSFSTFEYFWLALLGLMCATLVARSSPVKAIAGMFLGLLVSCVGIENPGGVPRFTFGLTDLFGGIEPIPALVGVFAVAQVMRAMLTPEPPPLPRRKFGSIMAGQWKLTKKYHWQMTRGNIVGIIIGVLPGAGADMAAWVSYAMSKRFSKEPEKFGTGHVEGLVEAGASNNASIASGWVPSLLFGIPGDTIAAIAIGVLYMKGLNPGPTLFTEKASSMYAIYLMFIIANILMIPLGIAMIRVAAYILLAPRSAIMPIIMLCCAVGSFAIGNNMFGVVTVAAFGVIGYVMEANGYPVAAMVLGIVMGTMVEQAFVTSLIKSDGSILPFFERPVAAILAAMAIGALLWPVMVWAWRKVKPVRTGVAATSR; encoded by the coding sequence ATGCTGAAAACCCTGATTGAAGCGTTCGCACTGATCTCCACCTGGGAGGTCATCATCGCGATGTTCGCAGCCTCGGTGTACGGGCTCGTGATCGGCTCGCTGCCGGGCCTGTCGGCGACGATGGCAACCGCCCTGCTCGTCCCCGTCACCTTCTACCTCTCGCCGATCGCGGCGATTGCGACCATCGTCGCCGCGTCCTCGATGGCGATCTTCTCCGGCGACATTCCCGGCGCGCTGCTGCGCATCCCGGGAACGCCCGCCTCCGCCGCCTATGCGGACGAAGCCTACGCCATGACCCGCAAGGGGCAGGCCGAGCTGGCGCTCGGGGCCGGCGTGTGGTTCTCGGCCGTCGGCGGCATCGCCGGCGTGCTGTCGCTGATGATCCTGGCGCCGCCGCTGGCCGAGATCGCGCTGTCGTTTTCGACCTTCGAGTATTTCTGGCTGGCGCTGCTCGGCCTGATGTGCGCGACGCTGGTGGCGCGCTCCTCGCCGGTAAAGGCAATCGCCGGCATGTTCCTCGGCCTGCTGGTCTCCTGCGTCGGCATCGAGAATCCCGGCGGCGTGCCGCGCTTCACCTTCGGCCTCACCGATCTGTTCGGCGGCATCGAGCCGATCCCCGCGCTGGTGGGCGTGTTCGCGGTGGCCCAGGTGATGCGCGCAATGCTGACCCCCGAGCCGCCGCCGCTGCCGCGGCGCAAATTCGGAAGCATCATGGCCGGCCAGTGGAAGCTGACCAAGAAATACCATTGGCAGATGACGCGCGGAAACATCGTCGGCATCATCATCGGCGTGCTGCCCGGCGCCGGCGCCGACATGGCCGCTTGGGTGTCCTACGCGATGTCGAAGCGCTTCTCCAAGGAACCGGAAAAGTTCGGCACCGGCCATGTCGAAGGCCTGGTCGAGGCCGGCGCCAGCAACAATGCCAGCATCGCCTCGGGCTGGGTGCCATCATTGCTGTTCGGCATCCCCGGCGACACCATCGCGGCGATCGCGATCGGCGTGCTCTACATGAAGGGGCTGAACCCGGGACCGACGCTGTTCACCGAGAAAGCGTCGAGCATGTACGCGATCTATCTGATGTTCATCATCGCAAATATTTTGATGATCCCGCTCGGCATCGCCATGATCCGGGTTGCCGCCTACATCCTGCTGGCACCGCGCTCCGCTATCATGCCGATCATCATGCTGTGCTGCGCGGTCGGCTCGTTCGCGATCGGCAACAACATGTTCGGCGTCGTCACCGTCGCCGCCTTCGGCGTGATCGGCTATGTCATGGAAGCAAACGGCTATCCCGTCGCCGCGATGGTGCTCGGCATCGTCATGGGCACCATGGTCGAGCAGGCTTTCGTCACCTCGCTGATC
- a CDS encoding tripartite tricarboxylate transporter TctB family protein, with the protein MRLPDSVTGSFLVVLGTAAAYGGWLLPPVPGQPVGPNVFPLVIGIGLALCGLAIVFGIGHTFEEAEELIPLEAGQAAAAPPPQGKLYSLRALLPPALLLFYVVAADRLGFIITAAIMVYVTSTALGAKWKLALPLAALSPFAIHLIFGKLLRVPLPAGLLPTPW; encoded by the coding sequence ATGCGTCTTCCCGACTCGGTCACGGGATCGTTTCTCGTCGTGCTCGGCACAGCAGCCGCCTATGGCGGCTGGCTGCTGCCGCCGGTGCCCGGGCAGCCGGTCGGCCCCAACGTATTTCCGCTCGTGATCGGCATTGGGCTTGCGCTGTGCGGGCTCGCGATCGTGTTCGGGATCGGCCACACCTTCGAGGAGGCGGAAGAGCTGATCCCGCTCGAGGCTGGCCAGGCAGCGGCTGCCCCGCCGCCACAGGGAAAGTTGTACAGCCTGCGCGCGCTGCTGCCCCCGGCGCTGCTGCTGTTCTACGTGGTCGCGGCCGACCGGCTCGGCTTCATCATCACCGCGGCGATCATGGTCTACGTCACCTCGACCGCGTTGGGGGCGAAGTGGAAGCTGGCGCTGCCGCTCGCAGCGCTGTCGCCGTTCGCCATCCACCTGATCTTCGGCAAGCTGCTGCGCGTGCCGCTGCCCGCCGGCCTGTTGCCGACGCCCTGGTGA
- a CDS encoding tripartite tricarboxylate transporter substrate binding protein, with translation MSKITRRSFAASSAAVAASAAFGLTPARAQAYPARPVTVIVPWGAGGGTDATARIVAALLEKDLGQPFNVVNRTGGSGVVGHTAIATAQPDGYTIGMLTVEISMMHWQGLTELAPKSYTPLALMNEDPPGIQVSSSSPYKTVKELAEAIKAAPPGKFKASGTGQGGIWHLALVGWMQAMGLPANQVAWVPSNGAAPAMQDLAAGGLDLTTCSVPEARAIIEAGKARSLAIMAPARNPIFKDVPTLKEAMGIDYATGAWRGIAGPKNLPPEIATKLTAALQKVYDSAEFKDFMSNRGFGTVWGDAGQFASFMDKGDAQMGEAMKAAGLSKA, from the coding sequence ATGTCCAAGATTACGCGCCGCAGCTTTGCGGCTTCATCTGCCGCAGTCGCGGCATCCGCCGCATTCGGCCTCACACCCGCACGCGCGCAAGCCTATCCGGCGCGGCCCGTCACCGTGATCGTGCCCTGGGGCGCGGGCGGCGGCACCGACGCGACTGCGCGCATTGTCGCAGCGCTGTTGGAGAAGGATCTCGGCCAGCCCTTCAACGTGGTCAATCGCACCGGCGGCTCCGGCGTCGTCGGCCATACCGCGATCGCGACCGCGCAGCCCGATGGCTACACCATCGGCATGCTCACGGTCGAAATCTCGATGATGCACTGGCAAGGGCTGACCGAACTGGCGCCGAAGAGCTACACCCCGCTGGCGCTGATGAACGAAGATCCCCCCGGCATCCAGGTCTCCTCCTCCTCACCTTACAAGACGGTGAAGGAACTCGCCGAAGCCATCAAGGCGGCCCCTCCCGGCAAGTTCAAGGCCTCCGGCACCGGCCAGGGCGGCATCTGGCATCTCGCGCTGGTCGGCTGGATGCAGGCGATGGGCCTGCCCGCCAACCAGGTCGCCTGGGTGCCGTCGAACGGCGCCGCCCCCGCGATGCAGGACCTCGCCGCCGGCGGCCTCGACCTCACCACCTGCTCAGTGCCGGAAGCCCGCGCCATCATCGAGGCCGGCAAGGCCCGGAGCCTTGCCATCATGGCCCCGGCGCGCAATCCGATCTTCAAGGACGTGCCGACGCTGAAGGAGGCGATGGGCATCGACTACGCGACCGGCGCCTGGCGCGGCATCGCCGGGCCGAAGAACCTGCCGCCGGAGATCGCAACGAAGCTCACCGCGGCGCTGCAGAAGGTCTACGACTCCGCCGAATTCAAGGACTTCATGAGCAATCGCGGCTTCGGCACCGTGTGGGGCGATGCCGGCCAGTTCGCAAGCTTCATGGACAAGGGGGACGCCCAGATGGGCGAAGCGATGAAGGCGGCGGGTCTGAGCAAGGCGTGA
- a CDS encoding RsiV family protein, producing the protein MRALIVVAACSALLATAHAANPKPDAVIKTKSIEARVFLDDKVKVDAALAADCLTEGRKWLDKNAAEAAASRKEDPQFFKEGGWDFERKYAVRSVVADRYVSILRNDYMDTHGAHPNSDVNTVLWDRAENKRISIRPFFTETADNGPAMKAMVKAVIASLKTEKKKRGAGETATDEWFKELAPSLLKIGAVTLAPSTDAGKSSGLTFHYPPYAVGPYAEGEYVAFVPWEALKPYLTAEGTRIFGGSRPKSDADEPQ; encoded by the coding sequence ATGCGCGCGCTAATCGTGGTCGCAGCCTGCAGCGCGTTGTTGGCTACCGCCCATGCCGCCAACCCCAAGCCCGACGCGGTCATCAAGACCAAGAGCATCGAGGCTCGCGTCTTCCTCGACGACAAGGTCAAGGTCGATGCGGCGTTGGCGGCCGATTGCCTGACTGAAGGCAGGAAGTGGCTCGATAAGAACGCGGCAGAAGCCGCCGCCTCGCGCAAAGAGGATCCGCAGTTCTTCAAGGAAGGCGGCTGGGACTTTGAGCGCAAATATGCGGTCCGCTCCGTCGTCGCCGACCGCTATGTCAGCATTCTCCGCAACGACTACATGGACACCCACGGCGCCCATCCCAATTCCGACGTGAACACGGTCCTGTGGGACAGGGCGGAGAACAAGCGCATCTCCATCCGCCCGTTCTTCACCGAGACCGCCGACAACGGCCCGGCCATGAAGGCGATGGTGAAGGCGGTGATCGCCTCACTGAAAACCGAGAAGAAGAAGCGCGGCGCCGGCGAGACCGCGACCGACGAGTGGTTTAAGGAGCTCGCACCGAGCCTGCTCAAGATCGGCGCGGTGACGCTCGCGCCTTCAACCGATGCGGGCAAGAGTTCCGGCCTCACTTTCCACTACCCACCCTACGCAGTCGGCCCCTACGCCGAGGGCGAATATGTCGCGTTCGTGCCGTGGGAAGCGCTGAAGCCCTATCTCACCGCGGAAGGCACTCGCATCTTCGGCGGCTCGCGGCCGAAGAGTGACGCGGACGAGCCGCAATGA
- the scpA gene encoding methylmalonyl-CoA mutase codes for MSRIPDFADIAFERTTSAAPSGSAEPWLTPEGILVKPAYGEADLAGLDFLETYPGMPPYLRGPYPTMYVNQPWTVRQYAGFSTAEDSNAFYRRNLAAGQKGLSVAFDLATHRGYDSDHPRVGGDVGMAGVAIDSIYDMRTLFAGIPLDQMSVSMTMNGAVLPILALYVAAAEEQGVPPEKLSGTIQNDILKEFMVRNTYIYPPAPSMRIISDIFAYTSQKMPKYNSISISGYHMQEAGATQDLELAYTLADGVEYLRAGLAAGLDVDRFAPRLSFFWATGMNFFMEVAKMRAARLLWAKLLKPFNPKDPRSLSLRTHCQTSGWSLTAQDVFNNVMRTTVEAMAATQGHTQSLHTNALDEALALPTDFSARIARNTQLFLQQESGTTRIIDPWGGSYYVERLTRDLAAKAWSHIQEVEELGGMAKAIEAGVPKLRIEEASAKTQARIDAGKQAVIGVNKYKPTDEAPIDILKVDNTNVRRLQIDKLTRLKSERNQKEVEAALAALTRSAGEGNGNLLALAIDAARAKATVGEISDAMEKVFGRHRAEIKFITGVYKREASSMGNRVEKVQALIDAFEEAEGRRPRILVAKIGQDGHDRGQKVIASAFADIGFDVDIGPLFATADEAARQAVENDVHILGVSSLAAAHLTAVPELKAALKKQGRDDIMIIVGGVVPPQDYDALYAAGAEAIFPPGTVIADAAEELIRKLNARLGHSEAAE; via the coding sequence ATGAGCCGCATTCCTGATTTCGCAGACATCGCCTTCGAGCGCACCACAAGCGCCGCGCCATCAGGCAGCGCCGAGCCGTGGCTGACGCCCGAGGGCATTCTGGTGAAGCCCGCTTATGGCGAGGCCGACCTCGCCGGCCTCGACTTCCTCGAGACCTATCCGGGCATGCCGCCTTATCTGCGCGGCCCCTACCCGACCATGTACGTCAACCAGCCCTGGACCGTCAGGCAATATGCCGGCTTCTCCACGGCGGAGGATTCCAATGCGTTCTACCGCCGCAACCTCGCGGCCGGACAGAAGGGCCTCTCGGTCGCGTTCGATCTCGCCACCCATCGCGGCTATGACAGCGACCATCCGCGCGTCGGCGGCGACGTCGGCATGGCCGGCGTTGCCATCGATTCCATCTACGACATGCGCACGCTGTTTGCGGGCATTCCGCTCGACCAGATGAGCGTGTCCATGACCATGAACGGCGCGGTGCTGCCGATCCTCGCGCTCTACGTTGCTGCTGCCGAGGAACAGGGTGTGCCGCCGGAGAAGCTCTCAGGGACCATTCAGAACGACATTCTGAAAGAGTTCATGGTGCGCAACACCTACATCTATCCGCCCGCGCCCTCGATGCGGATCATCTCGGACATCTTCGCCTACACCTCGCAGAAGATGCCGAAATACAATTCGATCTCGATCTCCGGCTATCACATGCAGGAGGCCGGGGCGACGCAGGACCTCGAGCTCGCCTATACGCTCGCCGACGGCGTCGAATATCTTCGTGCCGGCCTTGCGGCGGGCCTCGATGTCGACCGCTTCGCGCCGCGGCTGTCGTTCTTCTGGGCGACCGGGATGAACTTCTTCATGGAAGTGGCCAAGATGCGCGCCGCGCGGCTGCTCTGGGCGAAGCTGCTCAAGCCCTTCAATCCGAAGGATCCACGCTCGCTGTCACTGCGCACGCATTGCCAGACATCCGGCTGGTCGCTGACCGCGCAGGACGTCTTCAACAACGTGATGCGCACGACGGTGGAAGCGATGGCGGCGACGCAGGGCCACACCCAGTCGCTGCACACCAACGCGCTCGACGAGGCGCTCGCTTTGCCGACCGACTTTTCGGCGCGCATTGCCCGCAACACGCAGCTCTTCCTGCAGCAGGAGAGCGGCACCACCCGCATCATCGATCCCTGGGGCGGCTCGTATTATGTCGAGCGGCTGACACGCGACCTCGCCGCCAAGGCCTGGAGCCACATCCAGGAGGTCGAGGAGCTCGGGGGCATGGCCAAGGCGATCGAGGCCGGCGTACCGAAGCTGCGCATCGAGGAAGCCTCCGCCAAGACCCAGGCCCGCATCGATGCCGGCAAGCAGGCGGTGATCGGGGTCAACAAATACAAGCCGACGGACGAAGCTCCGATCGATATCCTCAAGGTCGACAATACCAATGTCCGCCGGCTCCAGATCGACAAGCTGACGCGGCTGAAGTCCGAACGCAACCAGAAGGAGGTCGAGGCCGCGCTCGCCGCGCTGACGCGCTCGGCCGGCGAAGGCAACGGCAATCTGCTCGCGCTCGCCATTGATGCCGCGCGCGCGAAGGCAACCGTCGGCGAGATCTCGGACGCGATGGAAAAAGTGTTCGGCCGGCACCGCGCCGAGATCAAATTCATCACCGGCGTCTACAAGCGGGAGGCGTCCAGCATGGGTAACCGGGTCGAGAAGGTTCAGGCGCTGATCGATGCCTTCGAGGAGGCGGAAGGCCGCCGCCCGCGCATCCTGGTCGCAAAAATCGGCCAGGACGGCCACGACCGCGGCCAGAAGGTGATCGCGTCGGCCTTCGCCGATATCGGCTTCGATGTCGACATCGGGCCGCTGTTCGCGACTGCCGACGAAGCCGCGCGCCAGGCGGTCGAGAACGACGTCCACATCCTCGGCGTCTCCTCGCTCGCGGCCGCCCATCTCACCGCCGTGCCGGAGCTGAAGGCCGCGCTGAAGAAGCAGGGCCGCGACGACATCATGATCATCGTTGGCGGCGTGGTGCCGCCACAGGATTACGACGCGCTCTACGCGGCCGGCGCCGAAGCGATCTTCCCACCGGGCACGGTGATTGCGGACGCGGCCGAGGAGCTGATCCGCAAGCTGAACGCCCGTCTCGGGCATAGCGAGGCGGCGGAGTAG
- a CDS encoding GFA family protein translates to MTEAGKPVLTGGCQCGAVRFGVTTAPNRVSICHCRMCQKASGAPFASFADINKTDFAWTKGKPSFFRSSSIAERGFCAACGTPLSFGRIDGDRIEIMTGAFDRPDHVVPTRQFGSESRLGWVVGIANLPSQTTQQNYGPEKMATIVSHQHPDHD, encoded by the coding sequence ATGACGGAAGCAGGCAAACCCGTTCTCACCGGCGGCTGCCAATGCGGGGCAGTGCGCTTTGGAGTCACGACGGCGCCGAACAGGGTTTCGATCTGCCACTGCCGGATGTGCCAGAAAGCCAGCGGCGCGCCGTTCGCCTCTTTTGCCGACATCAACAAGACGGACTTTGCATGGACCAAGGGCAAGCCGTCGTTCTTCCGCTCCTCCTCCATCGCCGAGCGCGGCTTTTGCGCCGCCTGCGGCACGCCGCTAAGCTTTGGCCGCATCGACGGCGACCGGATCGAGATCATGACCGGCGCGTTCGACCGCCCCGATCACGTGGTGCCGACGCGGCAGTTCGGTTCCGAGTCCCGTCTCGGCTGGGTGGTCGGGATCGCCAATCTACCAAGCCAGACCACGCAGCAAAATTACGGGCCGGAGAAGATGGCAACCATCGTCAGCCATCAGCATCCCGACCATGATTGA
- a CDS encoding methylmalonyl-CoA mutase subunit beta: MTSATDDLPLAADFPKATVDDWRKLVDGVLKGAPFEKLVAKTYDGIRIDPLYPRAKGVAPVVGRPAAAPWQIMQRIDHPDASAANAQALTDLENGATGLALVFAGGNAAHGFGLEPTADAIAKILKDIHLDAGIGLELEIGPQSRMAAIHVAEYVKSNGIDPAACDIRFGLDPLAAGAVWGHSPYTWDEIVPAVTGGIKGLAALGFKGPFASADGRVVHDAGGSEVQELAFVLACGIAYLRAIEGAGVPLEQAQGMVYARLAADADQFLTMAKFRALRLLWARIETACGLMPKPLFIAADTAWRMLTQRDPYVNMLRATIATFAAGLAGANAITVLPHTLALGLPDPFARRVARNTQLVLLEESNLAKVSDPAAGAGGIETLTGQLCDAAWALFQESEKAGGAFSALQQGLFQSKVAAARKARDANIAKRRDVLTGASEFPNLHENETMVLKATPIALAPYGEQKYKFDALPPIRLAEPFEALRDKSDAALKAHGARPKVFLANLGTPADFTARATFAKSLFETGGIQAVDSQGFADPAQLAAAFKSSGAGLACLCSSDKVNAEHAEAAAQALQTAGARLIYLAGRPTDAEAALRAAGVTGFVFAGGDALATLQDTYRRMEQP; encoded by the coding sequence ATGACCTCCGCGACTGACGACCTGCCGCTGGCGGCGGATTTTCCCAAAGCGACCGTCGACGACTGGCGCAAGCTGGTCGATGGCGTGCTGAAGGGCGCGCCATTCGAGAAGCTGGTCGCCAAGACCTATGACGGAATCAGGATCGATCCGCTCTATCCGCGCGCCAAAGGCGTTGCGCCCGTGGTGGGACGGCCGGCGGCGGCGCCCTGGCAGATCATGCAGCGGATCGACCATCCCGATGCAAGTGCGGCGAATGCACAGGCACTGACCGATCTCGAAAATGGCGCGACAGGGCTTGCGCTGGTGTTCGCCGGCGGCAATGCCGCTCACGGTTTCGGGCTGGAACCGACCGCAGACGCAATCGCGAAGATCTTGAAGGATATCCATCTCGACGCCGGCATCGGGCTGGAGCTCGAGATCGGTCCGCAATCGCGGATGGCGGCGATCCACGTCGCGGAATATGTGAAGAGCAACGGCATCGATCCCGCGGCCTGTGACATCCGCTTCGGGCTCGACCCGCTCGCGGCCGGCGCGGTGTGGGGCCACAGCCCCTATACCTGGGACGAGATCGTTCCGGCCGTCACCGGCGGCATCAAGGGCCTCGCCGCGCTCGGCTTCAAGGGACCGTTCGCATCAGCCGACGGACGCGTCGTCCACGATGCCGGTGGCTCGGAGGTGCAGGAGCTCGCCTTCGTGCTCGCCTGCGGCATCGCCTATTTGCGCGCGATCGAGGGCGCGGGCGTTCCGCTGGAGCAGGCGCAAGGCATGGTCTATGCGCGGCTTGCCGCGGATGCAGATCAGTTCCTCACCATGGCAAAATTCCGCGCCTTGCGGCTGCTGTGGGCGCGCATCGAGACGGCGTGCGGGCTCATGCCAAAACCGCTGTTCATCGCCGCCGATACCGCCTGGCGCATGCTGACGCAACGCGATCCCTATGTGAACATGCTGCGCGCGACCATAGCGACGTTTGCGGCCGGACTCGCCGGCGCGAACGCGATCACCGTGCTGCCGCATACGCTGGCGCTCGGCCTGCCCGATCCGTTCGCGCGGCGCGTGGCGCGCAATACGCAGCTCGTGCTGCTGGAAGAGAGCAATCTCGCCAAGGTCAGCGATCCCGCGGCAGGCGCAGGCGGCATCGAGACGTTGACGGGCCAGCTCTGCGACGCCGCCTGGGCGCTATTCCAGGAGAGCGAGAAAGCCGGCGGCGCCTTCTCTGCGCTTCAGCAGGGCCTGTTCCAGAGCAAGGTCGCGGCCGCGCGAAAAGCCCGCGACGCCAACATCGCAAAACGCCGCGACGTGCTGACCGGCGCCAGCGAGTTTCCGAACCTGCACGAGAACGAGACGATGGTGCTGAAGGCGACGCCGATCGCGCTGGCGCCTTATGGCGAGCAAAAATACAAGTTCGACGCGCTGCCGCCGATCCGGCTGGCGGAACCGTTCGAGGCACTGCGCGACAAATCCGATGCGGCGTTGAAGGCACACGGCGCGCGGCCGAAAGTGTTCTTGGCCAATCTCGGCACGCCCGCCGATTTCACGGCGCGCGCGACCTTTGCCAAGAGCTTGTTTGAGACCGGCGGCATCCAGGCCGTCGACAGCCAGGGCTTCGCCGATCCGGCCCAGTTGGCTGCCGCCTTCAAGTCCTCCGGTGCCGGGCTCGCCTGCCTTTGTTCCAGCGACAAGGTCAATGCGGAACACGCCGAAGCCGCGGCGCAGGCCCTGCAAACCGCCGGCGCCCGACTTATCTATCTGGCAGGCCGCCCGACCGATGCCGAGGCGGCGCTGCGTGCAGCCGGCGTCACCGGTTTTGTCTTCGCCGGGGGCGACGCGCTTGCGACATTGCAAGACACGTATCGACGGATGGAGCAGCCATGA
- the folK gene encoding 2-amino-4-hydroxy-6-hydroxymethyldihydropteridine diphosphokinase, whose product MASVLIALGGNVGDVRATFQKAIAHICGMAQAALIARSSDYATPPWGDEDQAPFINACVEIDTSLDPHALLFVMQKVEQKFGRSRDKERRWGPRTLDLDMIAYDDVSMQKPDLTLPHPRLFERAFVLVPLAEIAPDRVIAGIRVRDGLASVSTQGIERLPDTG is encoded by the coding sequence ATGGCAAGCGTTCTGATCGCGCTCGGCGGCAATGTCGGCGATGTCCGCGCGACGTTCCAGAAGGCGATCGCCCATATCTGCGGCATGGCCCAGGCTGCGTTGATCGCGCGCTCGTCGGACTATGCAACGCCGCCCTGGGGCGACGAGGACCAGGCTCCCTTCATCAACGCCTGCGTCGAGATCGACACCAGCCTCGATCCGCATGCACTGCTGTTCGTGATGCAGAAGGTCGAGCAGAAATTCGGCCGCTCGCGCGATAAGGAGCGGCGCTGGGGCCCGCGCACGCTCGATCTCGACATGATCGCCTATGACGATGTGTCGATGCAGAAGCCCGATCTGACCCTGCCGCATCCGCGCCTGTTCGAGCGCGCCTTTGTGCTGGTGCCGCTGGCCGAGATCGCGCCCGACCGCGTGATCGCAGGCATTCGTGTCCGTGACGGTCTCGCCAGCGTCTCGACACAAGGCATTGAGCGGCTTCCGGATACCGGTTAA
- the folB gene encoding dihydroneopterin aldolase translates to MTDTIFVSGLSIHARHGVMEHETEVGQRFVIDLELYTDLSEPSRSDRLADTVSYADVVATTTAAFKNTNYKLLERAAGAVADAILSHFPRIRAVKITVHKPHAPIAAIFDDVGIMLTRSRHP, encoded by the coding sequence ATGACCGATACGATCTTCGTGAGCGGCCTGTCGATCCATGCCCGCCACGGCGTGATGGAGCACGAGACCGAGGTCGGCCAGCGTTTTGTCATCGACCTCGAGCTCTATACCGACCTGTCGGAGCCGTCGCGCAGCGACCGGCTCGCCGACACCGTGTCTTACGCCGACGTCGTGGCGACGACCACCGCGGCCTTCAAGAACACCAATTACAAGCTGCTGGAGCGCGCGGCCGGCGCGGTCGCCGATGCCATCCTCTCGCACTTCCCGCGTATCCGCGCCGTGAAGATCACCGTGCACAAGCCGCATGCGCCGATCGCCGCGATCTTCGACGACGTCGGAATCATGCTGACGCGTTCGCGGCACCCCTGA
- the folP gene encoding dihydropteroate synthase, with product MNASPSPSVPAAGSVGPDVLRTLLERPIPAVMGVLNVTPDSFSDGGEFIAPEQALARARAMIEAGVDIIDIGAESTRPYKGARPVTAQDELARLRPVLSEIVALGVPVSIDSMKAEVVAFALDQGAAIANDVWGLQRDAAMAPLIGARSAPVIVMHNRDSVDPAIDIVVDMKAFFLRSLEIAAKAGIARDKIVLDPGIGFGKTAEQSMIALARLRELDMFGLPILVGASRKRFIASVSPSGPTERLAGSIAAHLIAAQRGAKIIRTHDVAETLQALRVAHAIESKP from the coding sequence ATGAATGCCTCGCCCTCTCCATCCGTCCCGGCGGCCGGTTCAGTCGGGCCTGACGTGCTGCGGACGCTGCTGGAGCGGCCGATCCCGGCGGTCATGGGCGTGCTCAACGTCACTCCGGATTCATTCTCCGACGGCGGCGAATTCATCGCGCCCGAGCAGGCGCTCGCGCGGGCACGGGCGATGATCGAGGCCGGGGTCGACATCATCGATATCGGTGCCGAGTCCACCCGGCCCTACAAGGGCGCTCGGCCGGTCACGGCGCAAGACGAGCTGGCGCGGCTGCGGCCGGTGCTATCGGAGATCGTGGCGCTCGGTGTGCCCGTCTCGATCGACAGCATGAAGGCGGAAGTGGTGGCCTTCGCGCTCGATCAGGGCGCGGCGATTGCAAACGACGTCTGGGGCCTGCAGCGCGATGCCGCCATGGCGCCGCTGATTGGCGCGAGAAGCGCCCCCGTCATCGTCATGCACAACCGCGACAGCGTCGATCCCGCCATCGATATCGTCGTGGACATGAAAGCGTTTTTCCTGCGTTCGCTGGAGATCGCGGCAAAAGCCGGCATCGCCCGCGACAAGATCGTGCTCGATCCCGGCATCGGCTTCGGCAAGACAGCCGAACAGAGCATGATTGCGCTGGCGCGACTTCGCGAGCTCGACATGTTTGGCCTGCCGATCCTCGTTGGTGCCTCGCGAAAACGCTTCATCGCCTCGGTGTCGCCGTCGGGGCCGACAGAGCGGCTCGCCGGCTCGATCGCCGCGCATCTGATCGCCGCGCAGCGCGGCGCGAAAATCATCCGGACACACGACGTCGCCGAGACCTTGCAGGCCCTGCGAGTGGCGCACGCAATCGAGAGCAAGCCATGA
- a CDS encoding DUF4332 domain-containing protein codes for MTYPISEIEGLSAFAANKLKAQGIRTTDALLEAASTVKGRKALSAKTGISEQLLLEWANVSDYMRIPGMGRAKVGLVRAAGVTTVRELAYRNPARLAQSMRDANEKKKLLRILPSEKSVGDIIAKAKKLPPKISY; via the coding sequence ATGACATATCCGATCTCCGAGATTGAGGGCCTGTCGGCCTTTGCCGCCAACAAGTTGAAGGCGCAGGGTATCCGCACCACCGATGCGTTGCTCGAGGCGGCTTCGACCGTGAAGGGCCGCAAGGCGCTCTCCGCCAAGACCGGCATCAGCGAGCAGTTGCTGCTGGAATGGGCCAACGTCTCCGACTACATGCGCATCCCCGGCATGGGCCGGGCCAAGGTCGGCCTGGTCCGCGCCGCCGGCGTCACCACCGTGCGCGAGCTCGCCTACCGAAATCCGGCAAGGCTGGCCCAGAGCATGCGGGATGCCAACGAGAAGAAAAAGCTCCTCCGCATCCTGCCCTCGGAAAAGTCGGTCGGCGACATCATCGCCAAGGCGAAAAAGCTGCCGCCGAAGATTTCGTATTGA